A region of Thermus oshimai DSM 12092 DNA encodes the following proteins:
- a CDS encoding DUF4388 domain-containing protein encodes MLGERGVLEGNLAEFPFASLVGALMSAGRTGRLLLQAPFLEGEVYLQGGQVVHARVAAPEGGALEGEEALDLLVGLKRAPFRFLPEVASPRTTLLGGLAVPARLAEAGKVWEGLSLPSDWSYRLRLPQSGTVQDLPGEALRVLAQVEGKRVVEVLLQPAPLRLARILHTLLQMGALEAVPQVDLPPVALLVLPIYGPGSGTVYVDEALYAEWARAIRHGFRLRLKSPDQVLEVRPRPNIPGRLGLLEEDLKRLRLRRGDRVEVVPEV; translated from the coding sequence ATGCTTGGCGAGCGCGGGGTTCTGGAGGGCAACCTAGCGGAGTTTCCCTTTGCCTCCTTGGTGGGGGCCTTGATGAGCGCGGGGCGTACGGGGCGGCTTCTCCTCCAGGCGCCCTTTTTGGAGGGGGAGGTCTACCTCCAGGGGGGGCAGGTGGTCCACGCCCGGGTGGCCGCCCCGGAGGGGGGGGCCCTCGAGGGGGAGGAGGCCCTGGATCTCCTGGTGGGGCTTAAGCGGGCCCCCTTCCGCTTCCTTCCGGAGGTGGCCTCCCCCCGCACCACCCTGCTCGGGGGGCTGGCCGTGCCCGCCCGGCTGGCGGAGGCGGGGAAGGTCTGGGAGGGGCTTTCCCTTCCTTCGGACTGGAGCTACCGCCTGCGCCTCCCGCAGTCGGGGACGGTGCAGGACCTGCCCGGGGAGGCCCTTAGGGTCCTGGCCCAGGTGGAGGGGAAGCGGGTGGTGGAGGTCCTCCTTCAGCCTGCCCCTTTGCGCCTGGCCCGCATCCTCCACACCCTCCTCCAGATGGGGGCTTTGGAGGCGGTGCCCCAGGTGGACCTGCCCCCGGTGGCCCTCCTGGTCCTCCCCATCTACGGCCCGGGGAGCGGCACGGTCTACGTGGACGAGGCCCTTTACGCGGAGTGGGCCCGGGCCATCCGCCACGGTTTCCGCCTGAGGCTGAAGTCCCCGGACCAGGTCCTGGAGGTGCGCCCTAGGCCCAACATCCCAGGGCGGCTTGGCCTTTTGGAGGAGGACCTTAAGCGCCTGCGCCTCCGCCGGGGGGATAGGGTAGAGGTGGTGCCGGAGGTGTAG
- a CDS encoding alanine/glycine:cation symporter family protein, with protein MDILTLNEYLNRIVYGLPMKLVFLLVGAYLVVFRIRWFSAPLRMMRVSFSETLGAIRERTYGFGGQITPFQATMVALSATVGTGHLLGMLAAILLGGPGAVFWMWLGYFFGTGSKFAEATLAVHYRRRYADGSVAGGPMYYLSRGLPRFRFLGALFALFAAVAAFGIGNLAQAGAVGGALAPLGLPPALVGLGLALLVGVILGGGIARVARFAQVVVPLKLIFFLAAFLPLLVLYAGRIPEALALVFQAAFTPEAALGGAAGYSLLAALNAGLGRGIFANEAGLGSAAIAHAQAQVDHPVRQGFWGVTEMFVSFLVTSLTALTFLASGLWQRGGSASEAASALFSAHPLGGLILALTVAVFALGTMVAWGFYGEEAAAYLFGEGIRWPYRLAFAVLAFVGPLGGLEAFLAVSDTLNGLMAIPNLIGLVLLGGVVARLVQGFFRGEPWIPPRD; from the coding sequence ATGGACATCCTGACCCTGAACGAATACCTGAACCGCATCGTCTACGGCCTCCCCATGAAGCTGGTCTTCCTCCTGGTGGGGGCTTATCTGGTGGTCTTCCGCATCCGCTGGTTCTCCGCCCCCCTTCGGATGATGCGGGTTTCCTTCAGCGAGACCCTGGGGGCCATCCGGGAGCGGACCTACGGCTTCGGCGGCCAGATCACCCCCTTCCAGGCCACCATGGTGGCCCTCTCCGCCACGGTGGGCACGGGCCACCTCCTGGGCATGTTGGCGGCGATCCTTTTGGGGGGGCCTGGGGCGGTCTTCTGGATGTGGCTGGGCTACTTTTTCGGCACAGGCTCCAAGTTTGCCGAGGCGACCTTGGCCGTGCACTACCGCCGTCGGTACGCCGACGGTTCGGTGGCGGGCGGGCCCATGTACTACCTTTCCCGGGGCCTGCCCCGCTTCCGCTTTCTGGGGGCCCTTTTCGCCCTCTTCGCCGCGGTGGCCGCTTTCGGCATCGGCAACCTGGCCCAGGCGGGGGCCGTGGGGGGGGCCCTGGCCCCTTTGGGCCTTCCCCCGGCCCTGGTGGGGCTGGGCCTGGCCCTTCTGGTGGGAGTGATCCTGGGTGGGGGCATCGCGCGCGTGGCCCGGTTTGCCCAGGTGGTGGTGCCCTTAAAGCTCATCTTCTTCCTCGCGGCCTTTTTGCCCCTGCTCGTCCTCTACGCGGGGAGGATCCCCGAGGCCTTGGCCCTGGTCTTCCAGGCGGCCTTCACCCCGGAGGCCGCCTTGGGGGGGGCGGCGGGGTATAGCCTCCTTGCCGCCCTCAACGCCGGGCTTGGCCGGGGGATCTTCGCCAACGAGGCCGGCCTGGGCTCCGCGGCCATCGCCCACGCCCAGGCTCAGGTGGACCACCCCGTGCGCCAGGGGTTCTGGGGGGTGACGGAGATGTTCGTAAGCTTCCTGGTCACCTCCCTCACCGCCCTCACCTTCCTGGCCTCGGGCCTCTGGCAAAGGGGGGGAAGCGCCTCGGAGGCCGCAAGCGCCCTCTTTTCCGCCCACCCCTTGGGGGGGCTCATCCTGGCCCTCACCGTGGCGGTCTTCGCCTTGGGCACCATGGTGGCCTGGGGGTTTTACGGGGAGGAGGCCGCGGCCTACCTCTTCGGGGAGGGGATCCGCTGGCCCTACCGCCTGGCCTTCGCCGTTTTGGCCTTCGTGGGGCCCTTGGGGGGCCTCGAGGCCTTCCTGGCGGTTTCCGACACCCTAAACGGCCTCATGGCCATCCCCAACCTCATCGGCCTGGTCCTCTTGGGCGGGGTGGTGGCCCGGCTGGTCCAGGGCTTCTTCCGGGGCGAGCCCTGGATTCCCCCCAGGGACTAG
- a CDS encoding YbaK/EbsC family protein, whose protein sequence is MTLSPSAKRVQAILEERGFPHLKVVELEASTRTAQEAAEAVGAEVGQIVKSLVFVGERGAYLFLVSGKNRLDPKKVARALGEALRQATPEEVKALTGFAIGGVPPVAPLSAFLDEDLLAYPRLWAAGGTPRALFALTPEELLRLTGARPLDLKEA, encoded by the coding sequence ATGACCCTCTCCCCTTCCGCCAAGAGGGTGCAGGCCATCCTGGAAGAACGGGGCTTTCCCCACCTAAAGGTGGTGGAGCTAGAGGCCTCCACCCGCACGGCCCAGGAGGCGGCAGAAGCCGTGGGGGCGGAGGTGGGGCAGATCGTGAAGAGCCTGGTCTTCGTGGGGGAGCGGGGGGCCTATCTCTTCCTGGTGAGCGGGAAGAACCGGCTGGACCCCAAGAAGGTGGCAAGGGCCCTGGGGGAAGCCCTGAGGCAGGCCACCCCCGAGGAGGTCAAGGCCCTCACCGGCTTCGCCATCGGGGGCGTGCCCCCCGTGGCCCCCCTCTCCGCCTTCTTGGACGAGGACCTCCTCGCCTACCCCCGCCTCTGGGCCGCGGGGGGGACCCCGAGGGCCCTCTTCGCCCTCACCCCAGAGGAGCTCCTACGGCTCACCGGGGCCAGGCCCCTGGACCTCAAGGAGGCCTAA
- a CDS encoding M20 family metallopeptidase, whose protein sequence is MESLAWMEQKLPQLLKDLEAFVRRESPSGDLEGLKGAAGFLEEAFRPLEGTLARKDTPSGPILLLRRGEGDRPVLVLTHYDTVHPKGSFPEPFRIEREKAIGPGVYDMKGGIIALLYALRYAEEKGLPLPPLEVLFTPDEETGSRESRPLIEAAAKKARAALVLEPPTAEGDLKVARKGVGLYRLRALGKAAHQGVEPEKGVNAILELAHQIPKVAALEDRERGTTLGPNRIGGGTATNVVAEEAWVDIDLRAWTLEEVERVERGLKALSPVLPGARLELTGGLNRPPMEPTPESLALFEKAKAIGEALGLRLGPGRVGGGSDGNFTAHLGVPTLDGLGLFGGDAHQRTEYVVVPEIPRRAALLAELLLRL, encoded by the coding sequence ATGGAAAGCCTAGCCTGGATGGAACAAAAGCTTCCCCAACTCCTCAAGGACCTCGAGGCCTTCGTCCGCCGGGAGTCCCCCTCGGGGGACCTGGAGGGGCTTAAGGGGGCCGCAGGCTTCCTGGAGGAGGCCTTCCGTCCCCTGGAGGGCACCCTCGCCCGCAAGGACACCCCCTCGGGGCCCATCCTCCTCCTCCGGCGGGGGGAAGGGGACAGGCCCGTCCTGGTCCTCACCCACTACGACACCGTCCACCCCAAGGGGAGCTTTCCCGAGCCCTTCCGGATAGAGCGGGAAAAGGCCATCGGCCCCGGGGTCTACGACATGAAGGGGGGGATCATCGCCCTCCTCTACGCCCTGCGCTACGCGGAGGAAAAGGGCCTTCCCCTGCCTCCTCTGGAGGTCCTCTTCACCCCAGACGAGGAGACGGGCTCGCGGGAAAGCCGCCCCCTCATCGAGGCCGCGGCCAAAAAGGCCCGGGCCGCCCTGGTGCTGGAGCCTCCCACCGCGGAAGGGGACCTCAAGGTGGCCCGGAAAGGGGTGGGGCTTTACCGGCTAAGGGCCCTGGGCAAGGCGGCCCACCAGGGGGTGGAGCCGGAAAAGGGGGTGAACGCCATCCTGGAGCTCGCCCACCAGATCCCCAAGGTGGCGGCCCTGGAGGACCGGGAAAGGGGCACCACCTTAGGCCCGAACCGCATCGGAGGGGGCACGGCCACCAACGTGGTGGCGGAGGAGGCCTGGGTGGACATAGACCTCAGGGCCTGGACCCTGGAGGAGGTGGAGCGGGTGGAACGGGGCCTAAAGGCCCTTTCCCCCGTCCTCCCTGGGGCCCGGCTGGAGCTCACCGGGGGCCTCAACCGCCCCCCCATGGAGCCCACCCCGGAAAGCCTGGCCCTCTTTGAGAAGGCGAAGGCCATCGGGGAGGCCCTGGGCCTGAGGCTCGGCCCGGGCCGGGTGGGGGGCGGGTCCGACGGGAACTTCACCGCCCACCTGGGGGTCCCCACCCTGGACGGGCTTGGGCTTTTCGGGGGGGACGCCCACCAGAGGACGGAGTACGTGGTGGTGCCGGAGATCCCCCGCCGGGCCGCCCTCCTCGCGGAACTCCTCCTAAGGCTATGA
- a CDS encoding FAD-binding oxidoreductase, with amino-acid sequence MSLEELQGLLPGKVDLSESERARHGKDEGYPEARPVLAVVYPEGVEDIQKALDWARKVGVAVIPYGAGTSLEGHLYPVREAISLDLSRMDRILEVHPEDFYCVVEPGLTRKRLNEALKGTGLFFPVDPGADASLGGMAATNASGTTTVRYGGMRQNVLALQVVLANGEVLELGRPVRKTSAGYDLKDLFIGSEGTLGIITRLTLKLHPLPAHVLTLRAFFPGVEEAVRASLGVMALGGGVARLELLDELALKALNRHLGAGFPERPALFLEFHSPTREALEAEGALAEEVLREAGAFALETARTEEERRAQWEARHQAYWALVHLFPGHRFMITDVAVPLSRLPEAVRFAQRLLSELGLTGNILGHVGDGNFHTLVPVLPEDYPRAEAFAERLVEKALALGGTCTAEHGVGLRKRKYLGKEHGPALEWMRRLKALLDPEGLLNPGKVV; translated from the coding sequence ATGAGTCTGGAGGAACTCCAAGGGCTTCTCCCCGGCAAGGTGGACCTCTCGGAGAGCGAGCGGGCCCGCCACGGGAAGGACGAGGGCTACCCTGAAGCCCGCCCCGTCCTGGCGGTGGTCTACCCCGAGGGGGTGGAGGACATCCAAAAGGCCCTGGACTGGGCGCGAAAGGTGGGGGTGGCGGTCATCCCCTACGGGGCGGGGACCAGCCTCGAGGGCCACCTCTACCCCGTGCGGGAGGCCATCAGCCTGGACCTCTCCCGCATGGACCGGATCCTGGAGGTCCACCCGGAAGACTTCTACTGCGTGGTGGAGCCGGGCCTCACCCGCAAGCGCCTGAACGAGGCCTTAAAGGGCACGGGGCTCTTCTTCCCCGTGGACCCGGGGGCGGACGCCTCCCTTGGGGGCATGGCGGCCACGAACGCGAGCGGCACCACCACGGTGCGCTACGGGGGGATGCGGCAAAACGTCCTCGCCCTCCAGGTGGTCCTGGCGAACGGGGAGGTCTTAGAGCTCGGCCGGCCGGTGCGGAAGACCAGCGCGGGCTACGACCTGAAAGACCTCTTCATCGGCTCGGAAGGCACCCTGGGGATCATCACCCGCCTCACCCTGAAGCTCCACCCCCTCCCAGCCCACGTCCTCACCCTTAGGGCCTTCTTCCCCGGGGTGGAGGAGGCGGTAAGGGCGAGCCTCGGGGTCATGGCCCTAGGGGGCGGCGTGGCCCGGCTGGAACTGTTGGACGAGCTCGCCCTGAAGGCCCTGAACCGCCACCTGGGGGCGGGCTTCCCCGAGCGGCCCGCCCTTTTCCTGGAGTTCCATAGCCCCACCAGGGAGGCCCTGGAGGCCGAAGGGGCCCTGGCGGAGGAGGTCCTAAGGGAGGCCGGGGCCTTCGCCCTGGAAACGGCCCGGACGGAGGAGGAGCGGAGGGCCCAGTGGGAGGCCCGCCACCAGGCCTACTGGGCCCTGGTGCACCTCTTCCCCGGGCACCGCTTCATGATCACCGACGTGGCCGTGCCCCTCTCCCGCCTGCCCGAGGCGGTGCGCTTCGCCCAGAGGCTTCTTTCGGAGCTTGGCCTCACGGGGAACATCCTGGGCCACGTGGGGGACGGGAACTTCCACACCCTCGTCCCCGTCCTCCCCGAGGACTACCCCCGGGCGGAGGCCTTTGCGGAACGCCTGGTGGAAAAGGCCCTGGCCCTGGGGGGCACCTGCACCGCGGAGCACGGGGTGGGCCTGAGGAAACGGAAATACCTGGGAAAGGAGCACGGGCCCGCCCTGGAGTGGATGCGGAGGCTCAAGGCCCTCCTGGACCCGGAGGGACTTTTGAACCCCGGAAAGGTGGTGTAA
- a CDS encoding alpha/beta fold hydrolase, whose amino-acid sequence MRGLVFLHAFPYGPRMWEGEAAYFRGRLPVLAPDYLGLSLREAAEKVLREMDEGGLEEAVFVGLSMGGYLIFELWRRARERFLGFVLADTRAGGDTEEGKKNRYALRERVLREGVGFLPEALLPTHLGATTLREKPGVVEKAKALILEARPEAVAASLLALAERPDSTPLLPEMGRPALVLVGEEDALTPPEEAKRLAKALPEARALILPEAGHLSNLENPKAFRTALLGFLAEIL is encoded by the coding sequence ATGCGCGGGCTGGTATTCCTCCACGCCTTCCCCTACGGCCCCCGGATGTGGGAGGGGGAGGCGGCCTATTTCCGCGGGCGGCTTCCCGTCCTCGCCCCGGACTACCTGGGGCTTTCCCTGAGGGAGGCCGCGGAAAAGGTCCTAAGGGAGATGGACGAGGGGGGCCTCGAGGAGGCGGTCTTCGTGGGGCTTTCCATGGGGGGCTACCTCATCTTTGAGCTCTGGCGGCGGGCGAGGGAGCGCTTTTTGGGCTTCGTCCTCGCGGACACCCGCGCAGGAGGGGACACGGAGGAGGGGAAGAAAAACCGCTACGCCCTAAGGGAGCGGGTCCTTAGAGAGGGGGTGGGCTTCCTCCCCGAGGCCCTCCTCCCCACCCACCTGGGGGCCACCACCTTGCGGGAAAAGCCCGGGGTGGTGGAAAAGGCCAAGGCCCTCATCCTGGAGGCGAGGCCGGAGGCGGTGGCGGCAAGCCTCCTGGCCCTGGCGGAGCGCCCCGACTCCACCCCCCTCCTCCCCGAGATGGGCCGGCCGGCCTTGGTCCTGGTGGGGGAGGAGGACGCCCTCACCCCCCCGGAGGAGGCCAAGCGCCTGGCCAAAGCCCTCCCCGAGGCCCGGGCCCTCATCCTCCCCGAGGCGGGGCACCTCTCCAACCTGGAAAACCCCAAGGCCTTCCGCACCGCCCTCCTCGGGTTTCTGGCCGAGATCCTATGA
- the sufU gene encoding Fe-S cluster assembly sulfur transfer protein SufU → MSVLDELYREILLDHYQSPRNFGVLPQATRQAGGMNPSCGDQVEVMVLLEGDTIADIRFQGQGCAISTASASLMTEAVKGKKVAEALELSRKFQAMVVEGAPPDPTLGDLLALQGVAKLPARVKCATLAWHALEEALR, encoded by the coding sequence ATGAGCGTCCTTGACGAGCTTTACCGGGAAATCCTCCTGGACCACTACCAGAGCCCCAGGAACTTCGGGGTCCTGCCCCAGGCCACCAGGCAGGCCGGGGGGATGAACCCCTCCTGCGGGGACCAGGTGGAGGTGATGGTGCTCCTGGAAGGGGACACCATCGCCGACATCCGCTTCCAGGGCCAGGGGTGCGCCATCAGCACGGCGAGCGCCTCCCTCATGACCGAGGCGGTGAAGGGCAAAAAGGTGGCGGAGGCCCTGGAGCTTTCCCGCAAGTTCCAGGCCATGGTGGTGGAGGGCGCCCCCCCGGACCCCACCTTGGGCGACCTCCTCGCCCTCCAGGGGGTGGCCAAGCTCCCCGCCCGGGTGAAGTGCGCCACCCTGGCCTGGCACGCCCTGGAGGAGGCCCTAAGGTGA
- a CDS encoding aminotransferase class V-fold PLP-dependent enzyme — protein MDLSTLRVDFPLIAGRPDFVYLDSAATSQKPRRVIESLKRFYETLNANVHRGAYRLSAEATEAYEEARKRLARFLNANPQEIVFVRNTTEAMNLVAYAWGLRNLKEGDEVLVTEMEHHAGLVPWHLVAGLTGAKVKAIPLTEEGRLDLSALDRLLTERTKVVSLVHMSNVLGTINPVAEIARKAKEAGALVVVDGAQSAPHLPVDVKALGADFFALSGHKMLGPTGAGVLWGRYEVLEGMMPFLGGGEMILEVHVDRSTYAPPPQRFEAGTPPIAEAIALGEAACYLMEVGMEKVFAHDRALLEYALKRLEEVPRLRVYGPRGEDRGGVIPFTLGRLHAHDLATFLDQEGIAVRAGHHCAQPLHRKLGLAATARASFYLYNTKEEVDRFVEALLRIEAKYRAWL, from the coding sequence ATGGACCTAAGCACCTTAAGGGTGGACTTCCCCCTGATCGCTGGGCGGCCCGACTTCGTCTATCTGGACTCCGCCGCCACGAGCCAAAAGCCAAGGCGCGTCATTGAGTCCCTGAAGCGCTTCTACGAGACCCTGAACGCCAACGTCCACCGGGGGGCCTACCGGCTTTCCGCCGAGGCCACCGAGGCCTACGAGGAGGCCCGCAAAAGGCTTGCCCGCTTCCTGAACGCAAACCCCCAGGAGATCGTCTTTGTGCGCAACACTACCGAGGCCATGAACCTGGTGGCCTACGCCTGGGGTTTGAGAAACCTTAAGGAAGGGGACGAGGTCCTGGTCACGGAGATGGAGCACCATGCGGGCCTCGTCCCCTGGCACCTGGTGGCGGGCCTCACCGGGGCGAAGGTGAAGGCCATCCCCCTCACGGAGGAGGGAAGGCTGGACCTCTCCGCCCTGGACCGCCTCCTCACCGAGAGGACCAAGGTGGTTTCCCTGGTGCACATGTCCAACGTCCTCGGGACCATCAACCCGGTGGCGGAGATCGCCCGAAAAGCCAAGGAGGCGGGGGCCCTGGTGGTGGTGGACGGGGCCCAGTCCGCCCCCCACCTCCCCGTGGACGTGAAGGCCCTGGGGGCCGACTTCTTCGCCCTCTCCGGGCACAAGATGCTGGGGCCCACGGGGGCTGGGGTCCTTTGGGGGCGGTACGAGGTCCTGGAGGGGATGATGCCCTTTTTGGGGGGCGGGGAGATGATCCTCGAGGTCCACGTGGACCGCTCCACCTACGCCCCCCCGCCCCAGCGCTTTGAGGCGGGCACCCCCCCCATCGCCGAGGCCATCGCCCTGGGGGAGGCCGCCTGCTACCTCATGGAGGTGGGGATGGAAAAGGTCTTCGCCCACGACCGGGCCCTTCTGGAGTACGCCCTAAAACGCCTGGAAGAGGTGCCGCGCCTCCGGGTCTACGGGCCTAGGGGCGAGGACCGGGGCGGGGTCATCCCCTTCACCTTAGGCCGCCTCCACGCCCACGACCTCGCCACCTTCCTGGACCAGGAGGGGATCGCCGTGAGGGCGGGCCACCACTGCGCCCAGCCCCTCCACCGGAAGCTCGGCCTTGCGGCCACGGCCCGGGCGAGCTTCTACCTCTACAACACGAAGGAAGAGGTGGACCGCTTCGTGGAAGCCCTTCTAAGGATAGAGGCCAAGTACCGGGCCTGGCTATAA
- a CDS encoding heavy metal translocating P-type ATPase → MKHENPHHKHSHPHSEPQHAHPSGGHAAHTGHDKHAGHTPEMFRDRFFVSLLLTLPILYFSEHLQDWFGYRAAQFPGSAWVNPVLGTILYFYGGLVFLKGALRELRARTPGMMTLIALGITAAYGYSLAVSLGLPGKPFYWELATLIDVMLLGHWLEMASVQAASRALEELSKLMPTTAHRILGDRIEDIPVSALKEGDLILIRPGEQVPADGVVVEGASTMNEAFLTGESRPVPKEPGDEVIAGAVNGEGALKVRVTRTGEATTLSQILRLVQEAQASRSRFQALADRVAGWLFYIALTLGTLTFLVWLALGRDFNFALSLAVTVVVIACPHALGLAIPLVMVNATALAARHGILVRNREAFERAREIRFVALDKTGTLTEGRFAVRAIYAEEFSEEEVLSLAAALEALSEHPLAQAIVEAAEGKGLPRPEVRDFQAVPGKGVEGTLEGKRYRVGRPEWAEELGLRVSEALKRGLREAEGRGESAVALMDEERVLAYFALADRIRPSAKEAVQRLKAMGLTPVMITGDAEAVAKTVAQELGIERYHARVLPQDKARIVRELKTQGPTAFVGDGINDAPALLEADLGIAIGAGTNVAIEAADLVLVESDPLDVVRALLLARATYAKMVQNLFWATGYNAIALPLAAGVAYPLGIVLSPAVGALFMSLSTVIVALNATLLRRVRLD, encoded by the coding sequence ATGAAGCACGAGAACCCTCACCACAAGCACTCCCACCCCCATTCCGAACCCCAGCACGCGCACCCCTCTGGGGGGCACGCTGCCCACACGGGCCACGACAAGCACGCCGGGCACACCCCGGAGATGTTCCGGGACCGCTTTTTCGTAAGCCTCCTCCTCACCCTCCCCATCCTCTACTTCTCCGAACACCTCCAAGATTGGTTCGGCTACCGGGCAGCCCAGTTCCCGGGAAGCGCCTGGGTGAACCCCGTCTTGGGGACGATCCTCTACTTCTACGGCGGCCTGGTCTTCCTAAAGGGGGCGCTTCGCGAGCTTCGGGCGCGCACCCCCGGGATGATGACCCTCATCGCCCTGGGGATCACCGCGGCCTACGGCTACAGCCTGGCCGTCTCCTTGGGCCTTCCGGGAAAGCCCTTTTACTGGGAGCTGGCCACGCTCATTGACGTGATGCTCCTCGGGCACTGGCTGGAGATGGCCTCGGTGCAGGCAGCAAGCCGGGCCCTGGAGGAACTCTCCAAGCTCATGCCCACCACCGCCCACCGGATCTTGGGCGACCGCATAGAAGACATACCCGTCTCCGCCCTCAAAGAGGGGGACCTGATCCTTATCCGCCCCGGGGAGCAGGTGCCGGCGGACGGGGTGGTGGTGGAGGGCGCTTCCACGATGAACGAGGCCTTCCTCACCGGGGAGTCCCGGCCCGTGCCCAAAGAACCGGGAGACGAGGTGATAGCCGGGGCGGTGAACGGGGAGGGCGCCCTCAAGGTCCGGGTCACCCGCACCGGGGAGGCCACCACCCTAAGCCAGATCCTGCGACTGGTACAGGAAGCCCAAGCCTCCCGGAGCCGCTTCCAGGCCCTGGCAGACCGGGTTGCGGGGTGGCTCTTCTACATCGCCCTTACCCTCGGCACCCTCACCTTCCTCGTCTGGCTCGCCCTGGGACGGGACTTCAACTTCGCCCTCTCCCTGGCAGTAACCGTGGTGGTCATCGCCTGCCCCCACGCCCTAGGCCTCGCCATCCCCCTGGTCATGGTGAACGCCACGGCCCTGGCTGCCCGGCACGGCATCCTGGTCCGGAACCGGGAAGCCTTTGAACGCGCCCGGGAGATCCGCTTCGTGGCCTTGGACAAGACCGGGACCCTCACCGAGGGGCGCTTCGCCGTTCGGGCAATATACGCTGAGGAGTTTTCCGAGGAAGAGGTGCTTTCCCTAGCTGCGGCCCTCGAGGCCCTCTCGGAACACCCCTTGGCCCAGGCCATCGTGGAAGCGGCGGAAGGCAAGGGGCTTCCCCGCCCTGAGGTCCGGGACTTCCAGGCGGTCCCCGGCAAAGGCGTGGAGGGCACCCTCGAGGGTAAACGCTACCGGGTGGGCCGGCCCGAGTGGGCGGAGGAGCTTGGGCTAAGGGTGTCCGAAGCCCTAAAGCGAGGCCTCCGGGAGGCCGAAGGCCGGGGGGAAAGCGCCGTTGCCCTCATGGACGAGGAGCGGGTTTTGGCCTACTTCGCTTTGGCCGACCGCATCCGTCCCTCCGCCAAGGAAGCCGTCCAACGGCTGAAGGCCATGGGCCTCACCCCCGTGATGATCACGGGGGACGCCGAGGCCGTGGCCAAAACCGTGGCCCAGGAGCTGGGAATTGAGCGGTACCACGCCCGGGTCCTACCCCAGGACAAAGCCCGGATCGTACGCGAGCTCAAGACCCAAGGCCCCACCGCCTTCGTCGGCGACGGCATTAACGACGCCCCCGCTCTCCTCGAGGCCGACCTGGGCATCGCCATCGGGGCGGGGACCAACGTGGCCATAGAGGCGGCGGATCTCGTTCTGGTGGAAAGCGACCCCCTGGACGTGGTCCGCGCCCTCCTCCTCGCCCGGGCCACCTACGCCAAGATGGTGCAGAACCTCTTCTGGGCCACGGGCTACAACGCCATCGCCCTGCCCCTGGCCGCCGGGGTGGCCTACCCCTTGGGGATCGTCCTTTCTCCGGCGGTGGGAGCGCTTTTTATGAGCCTCTCCACGGTGATCGTGGCCCTAAACGCCACGCTCCTCAGACGGGTGCGCCTAGACTAG